A region from the Hyalangium minutum genome encodes:
- a CDS encoding GAF domain-containing protein gives MIEIFAKISEATKLLMETGFSPAHVTAALGHIGSSVGVDRITLFENQPFPIKGRLLMDARFGWAAPNMPSMLESPTMKQFSLREAAPLWADALAAGQTVSSVANVAPPRLKLLLTHLQTQSMLLAPIQAGREKWGFIFMEDCRKARVWTAEEVTLLKSLAGGLGTALRHKQMRSNLSQTRTQLAEMVLLSGTR, from the coding sequence ATGATCGAAATCTTCGCGAAGATCTCTGAGGCCACGAAGCTGCTGATGGAGACGGGCTTCAGCCCGGCCCACGTCACGGCGGCGCTGGGCCACATCGGCTCCTCGGTGGGAGTGGACCGCATCACCCTCTTCGAGAACCAGCCGTTCCCTATCAAGGGCCGCCTGCTGATGGATGCGCGCTTCGGGTGGGCCGCTCCGAACATGCCCTCCATGCTCGAGTCGCCGACGATGAAGCAGTTCTCCCTGCGCGAGGCGGCGCCCCTCTGGGCCGACGCGCTCGCGGCGGGCCAGACGGTCTCCAGCGTGGCGAACGTCGCGCCGCCCCGGCTGAAGCTGCTGCTGACCCACCTCCAGACGCAGTCGATGCTCCTGGCCCCTATCCAAGCGGGCAGGGAGAAGTGGGGCTTCATCTTCATGGAGGACTGCCGCAAGGCCCGCGTGTGGACCGCCGAGGAAGTCACCCTGCTCAAGTCCCTGGCGGGCGGGCTCGGCACGGCGCTGCGCCACAAGCAGATGCGCTCCAACCTCTCGCAGACCCGCACGCAGCTGGCGGAGATGGTCCTGCTGAGCGGCACCCGCTGA